In a genomic window of Hymenobacter chitinivorans DSM 11115:
- the gatA gene encoding Asp-tRNA(Asn)/Glu-tRNA(Gln) amidotransferase subunit GatA — translation MRRFTSLTEVRNELTAGTTTCRQLVEYYLDNIQKKSHLNAFLEVWPEEARAQAEAVDAKLAAGSAGKLAGMVIGLKDVLAYKDHALQSSSHILDGFKSLFTGTAVQRLLDEDAIIIGRQNCDEFAMGASNETSYFGPARNEIDPERVPGGSSGGSAVAVQADLCLASIGSDTGGSVRQPAAFCGVVGFKPTYSRISRYGLVAYASSFDQIGTLTRSVEDAALLLEVMAGPDEFDSTVSQQPVPAYSELLTPAPHYRVGYIRDTMERPGLNPEIKAAVEETLDTLRGQGHVVDAVDFPYLDYIVPSYYILTTAEASSNLSRFDGVKYGYRAPDATDLESLYKKTRAQGFGPEVQRRILLGTFVLSADYYDAYYTKAQRVRRLIKDKTDELLRQYDFLVLPTTPTTAFKIGENQKDALAMYLADIFTVQASLAGVPAISVPAGVDSAGLPIGVQILSGAFREEHLLAFANSLTESLTPAIP, via the coding sequence TTGAGACGCTTTACCTCTCTTACGGAAGTTCGCAACGAGCTGACGGCAGGCACCACGACCTGCCGTCAGCTCGTGGAGTATTATCTGGATAACATCCAGAAGAAAAGCCATTTGAATGCTTTTCTGGAAGTGTGGCCCGAGGAAGCCCGCGCCCAGGCCGAGGCCGTGGATGCCAAACTAGCCGCCGGCAGCGCCGGTAAGCTGGCCGGCATGGTCATCGGGCTGAAGGACGTACTGGCCTATAAAGACCACGCCCTGCAAAGCAGCAGCCACATCCTGGACGGCTTCAAGTCGCTCTTTACCGGTACGGCCGTGCAGCGCCTGCTCGACGAAGACGCCATCATCATCGGCCGGCAGAACTGCGACGAGTTTGCCATGGGCGCTTCCAACGAGACGTCCTACTTCGGGCCGGCCCGCAACGAAATTGACCCCGAGCGGGTCCCCGGCGGCTCGTCGGGAGGCTCGGCCGTGGCCGTGCAGGCCGACTTGTGCCTGGCCTCGATTGGCTCGGATACCGGCGGCTCGGTGCGGCAGCCAGCGGCATTTTGCGGTGTTGTGGGCTTTAAACCGACCTACTCGCGCATTTCGCGCTACGGTTTGGTAGCCTATGCTTCGTCGTTCGACCAGATCGGCACCCTGACCCGCTCGGTGGAAGACGCGGCCCTGCTGCTGGAAGTAATGGCCGGCCCCGACGAGTTTGACTCGACCGTGAGCCAGCAGCCCGTGCCGGCCTACAGCGAGTTGCTCACGCCCGCGCCCCATTACCGCGTCGGCTATATCCGCGACACGATGGAGCGGCCCGGTCTGAACCCCGAAATTAAGGCGGCGGTGGAAGAAACCCTGGACACGCTGCGCGGCCAGGGCCACGTGGTAGATGCCGTGGACTTCCCCTACCTCGACTACATCGTGCCCTCGTACTACATTCTGACCACGGCCGAAGCCAGCTCCAACCTGAGCCGTTTCGACGGGGTGAAGTACGGCTACCGCGCCCCGGATGCTACCGATCTGGAGTCGCTCTACAAGAAAACCCGCGCCCAGGGCTTTGGCCCCGAGGTGCAGCGCCGAATTCTGCTGGGCACCTTCGTGCTGTCGGCCGACTATTACGACGCCTATTATACTAAAGCCCAGCGGGTTCGTCGTTTGATTAAGGACAAGACCGACGAGCTGCTGCGCCAGTACGATTTCCTGGTACTGCCCACCACGCCGACTACGGCGTTCAAGATTGGCGAAAACCAGAAAGATGCCCTGGCTATGTATCTGGCCGACATTTTTACCGTACAGGCTTCCCTGGCGGGCGTACCGGCCATTTCGGTACCGGCCGGGGTCGACTCAGCCGGGCTGCCCATTGGCGTGCAGATACTCAGCGGCGCGTTCCGCGAGGAGCATCTGCTGGCCTTTGCCAATTCGCTCACGGAATCCCTCACTCCAGCCATTCCCTGA
- the tatA gene encoding twin-arginine translocase TatA/TatE family subunit, with protein sequence MQTPTFLFLGDLGGGEIMLIMVVILIFFGANKIPELARGLGKGIREFKDASREIRSEFENADQPRHNPNAGYQAPPVYPAPAAAEQPTTPVHPNAADNANVAYSAPATPVAPPMDGGITPPVPTPEERPRLDQMTN encoded by the coding sequence ATGCAGACTCCCACATTCCTCTTCCTGGGCGACCTTGGCGGCGGCGAAATCATGCTGATCATGGTCGTTATCCTGATCTTCTTCGGCGCCAACAAGATTCCCGAACTGGCCCGGGGCCTGGGTAAAGGCATCCGCGAATTCAAAGACGCGTCGCGCGAAATTCGCAGCGAGTTTGAAAACGCCGATCAGCCCCGCCACAACCCCAACGCCGGCTACCAAGCGCCGCCCGTGTACCCAGCTCCCGCTGCGGCCGAGCAGCCCACCACGCCCGTGCATCCCAATGCCGCCGATAATGCCAACGTGGCTTACTCGGCTCCTGCTACTCCGGTAGCGCCGCCCATGGACGGCGGCATTACGCCCCCGGTGCCGACCCCGGAAGAGCGGCCCCGCCTTGATCAAATGACCAACTGA
- the tatA gene encoding twin-arginine translocase TatA/TatE family subunit encodes MTLASLFLIGNFGTTEILLILFVIILLFGAKRIPELAKGLGKGIREFKDASKDEQPEFRDRPVNPNDPNQPRL; translated from the coding sequence ATGACACTTGCCTCGCTTTTCCTGATCGGCAACTTCGGCACGACCGAAATTCTGCTGATTCTTTTTGTTATTATCTTGTTGTTCGGTGCCAAGCGCATTCCGGAGCTGGCCAAAGGCTTGGGCAAGGGCATCCGCGAGTTTAAGGATGCTTCTAAGGACGAGCAGCCCGAGTTTCGGGACCGGCCGGTGAACCCCAACGACCCGAATCAACCCCGTCTGTAA
- a CDS encoding GAF domain-containing DNA-binding protein, whose amino-acid sequence MPAKTSPAFSSSSLTSYSSRDTRETDRLEALRNYQILDTPAEEVFDNLAKLAACICGTPISLVSLIDAERQWFKANVGLEGVESTDREISFCQHAMYGNDIYEVEDAGKDPLFSNNPLVTNDPGIRFYAGAPLVTPEGQALGTLCAIDRVPRRLTEQQREALRILAREVVAHLELRRARLQLEQEQRKLDGLLRMANDAADSLYMASRNELFIKQDHKLVRVSATDIRYVEALGDYVNIYAGRDRHTVYSTMKELETKLPPREFARVHRKYIVRLDRIVAIEADAVVVDTGRGTEGASNLLPVPIGSSYKAGLLNRLNLV is encoded by the coding sequence ATGCCAGCGAAAACCAGCCCTGCCTTTTCTTCTAGCTCCCTGACCAGCTACTCCTCGCGCGACACCCGGGAAACCGACCGCCTGGAAGCCCTACGCAACTACCAGATTCTGGACACGCCTGCTGAAGAAGTGTTTGATAATCTGGCCAAGCTGGCGGCTTGCATCTGCGGCACGCCCATTTCGCTGGTGTCCCTGATTGACGCCGAGCGGCAGTGGTTCAAGGCCAACGTGGGGCTGGAAGGCGTGGAAAGCACTGACCGCGAAATATCGTTTTGCCAGCACGCCATGTACGGCAATGATATTTATGAAGTGGAGGACGCCGGCAAGGACCCGCTGTTCAGCAACAACCCATTGGTGACCAACGACCCGGGCATTCGTTTCTACGCCGGGGCCCCGCTGGTCACGCCCGAAGGCCAGGCGCTGGGCACACTGTGCGCCATCGACCGGGTACCGCGCCGCCTAACCGAGCAGCAGCGCGAGGCCCTGCGCATTCTGGCCCGCGAAGTAGTGGCCCACCTGGAGCTGCGCCGCGCCCGGCTGCAACTGGAGCAGGAGCAACGCAAGCTCGACGGTCTGCTGCGCATGGCCAACGACGCGGCCGACTCGCTCTACATGGCCAGCCGCAACGAGCTCTTCATTAAGCAGGACCACAAGCTGGTGCGCGTCAGCGCCACCGATATTCGCTACGTGGAGGCTTTGGGTGATTACGTCAATATTTACGCCGGCCGCGACCGGCACACGGTGTATAGCACCATGAAGGAGCTCGAAACCAAGCTGCCGCCCCGCGAATTTGCCCGCGTACACCGCAAGTACATCGTGCGCCTCGACCGGATAGTGGCCATTGAGGCCGACGCCGTCGTGGTAGATACTGGCCGCGGGACAGAAGGCGCCAGCAACTTATTGCCCGTACCCATCGGGAGTTCTTACAAAGCAGGCTTGCTCAATCGGCTGAATCTAGTGTAG
- a CDS encoding murein hydrolase activator EnvC family protein, which yields MFAKSKRTAFFLAVVSVLALQSGPAGAQQRTSRSSSSKPKTKAQLLRERRATLKRIQETSRILEQTQKQKEASVGQLNALKEKLTVQQGVIKNISSDLKYIESDVRQTETQVQKTQQSLEQLRAEYARMIYASSKTANSYNRIMFLFAAESFNQFMLRLRYIRQYSEVRQAQAAQIASTKQRLSQQLTGLTAKKQEKSSLLTTQLTENRNLVTLKTQQDQVVTKLSQQEESLRQELAERQQAVGRLDNLIAERVREEIARAARAAARAAAARARANAARANSGSAGTAARPSSPSRAATAAAAAAEEEAVERVDKVTLTPETAELSSSFADNRGRLLWPVSKGFISQRFGRHAHPVLKNVIVENRGVDIQTSAGEPVRAIFEGKVLTVASIAGMNNIVMIQHGEYFTVYAKLRSVSVTEGQHVDMRQQIGTVYTSPDGTSEVQFQVWRNSSNLNPENWLGRK from the coding sequence GTTCGCAAAAAGTAAGCGCACCGCCTTTTTCTTGGCGGTGGTAAGTGTGCTGGCTTTGCAGAGCGGACCGGCCGGGGCCCAGCAGCGCACCAGCCGCAGCAGCAGCTCTAAGCCCAAAACCAAGGCCCAGCTGCTGCGGGAGCGGCGCGCCACGCTCAAGCGGATTCAGGAAACCAGCCGGATTCTGGAGCAAACCCAGAAGCAGAAGGAAGCCTCCGTGGGCCAGCTCAACGCCCTGAAGGAAAAGCTGACCGTGCAGCAGGGCGTCATCAAGAATATTTCCTCGGATCTGAAGTACATCGAATCGGATGTGCGGCAGACCGAGACGCAGGTGCAGAAAACCCAGCAGAGCCTGGAGCAGCTGCGGGCCGAGTACGCGCGGATGATTTACGCCTCCTCCAAAACGGCCAACAGCTACAACCGCATCATGTTCCTGTTTGCGGCCGAGTCGTTTAACCAGTTCATGCTGCGTCTGCGCTACATCCGCCAGTACTCGGAAGTGCGCCAGGCCCAGGCCGCCCAGATTGCCAGCACCAAGCAGCGCCTAAGCCAGCAGCTGACCGGCCTCACGGCTAAAAAGCAGGAGAAAAGCTCCCTGCTCACCACCCAGCTCACTGAAAACCGCAACCTGGTCACGCTCAAAACCCAGCAGGACCAGGTCGTGACCAAGCTTAGCCAGCAGGAGGAAAGTCTGCGCCAGGAGCTGGCCGAGCGCCAGCAGGCCGTGGGCCGCCTCGATAACCTGATTGCCGAGCGGGTGCGGGAAGAAATTGCCCGGGCGGCCCGGGCGGCGGCCCGCGCCGCCGCGGCCCGGGCGCGGGCCAACGCCGCCCGCGCCAACTCCGGCTCGGCCGGTACCGCCGCCCGCCCCAGTTCTCCTTCCCGGGCCGCTACTGCCGCCGCCGCCGCTGCCGAGGAAGAAGCCGTGGAGCGCGTCGATAAAGTGACGCTCACGCCCGAAACGGCAGAGCTTTCCTCGTCCTTTGCCGACAACCGCGGCCGGCTGCTGTGGCCGGTGTCCAAGGGCTTTATTTCCCAGCGCTTCGGCCGCCATGCCCACCCGGTGCTCAAAAACGTGATTGTCGAAAACCGGGGCGTGGATATTCAGACCAGCGCCGGGGAGCCGGTTCGGGCCATCTTCGAGGGTAAGGTGCTCACCGTGGCCAGCATTGCGGGCATGAACAACATCGTCATGATTCAGCACGGCGAGTACTTCACCGTGTACGCCAAGCTGCGCAGCGTGAGCGTTACCGAAGGCCAGCACGTGGATATGCGCCAGCAGATTGGCACCGTGTATACCAGCCCCGATGGTACCTCGGAGGTACAGTTTCAAGTGTGGCGCAACAGCTCCAACCTGAATCCGGAGAACTGGCTGGGCCGCAAGTAA